The following coding sequences lie in one Deltaproteobacteria bacterium genomic window:
- a CDS encoding DMT family transporter — protein sequence MLSGVGAQGRGTRTSGLGIALMLASVAAFTVMNALVKDVRAHGMSTLEVMVWRCAPGLPLLWLELRLRGVPLRPRRPRVVAMRTMFGCVAMTANFWTVHALALVQHTVVHLTQPVFVALASPAILHERLRPAAVGALVLALCGATVVLLPSDALAIGALLHTVAVPLLPGAVGLLSALSSAMAHITLRLATASEVPARMDRDAPPDAPATVVFHFTAAVSIAGLVLGLARGDFRSLPADLSLSGTLARLGALAGLGLVGQLAMSSAYARASAPVVAIVAYAAIPISSLLDAWLWQTPLGWTTWVGAAIMTGAGVLLLLARGPGQRVGSTT from the coding sequence ATGCTCTCCGGCGTGGGCGCGCAGGGTCGAGGGACGCGGACGAGCGGGCTGGGCATCGCGCTGATGCTGGCCTCGGTCGCCGCGTTCACCGTGATGAACGCGTTGGTCAAGGACGTGCGCGCGCACGGGATGTCGACCCTCGAGGTGATGGTCTGGCGGTGCGCACCGGGGCTGCCGCTGTTGTGGCTCGAGCTGCGGCTGCGCGGTGTACCGCTGCGCCCTCGTCGTCCCCGCGTGGTCGCGATGCGCACGATGTTCGGCTGCGTCGCGATGACGGCGAACTTCTGGACCGTGCACGCGCTCGCATTGGTGCAGCACACGGTCGTGCACCTCACCCAACCGGTCTTCGTCGCGCTCGCGAGCCCGGCGATCCTGCACGAACGCCTGCGGCCCGCCGCCGTGGGCGCGCTCGTGCTCGCGTTGTGTGGTGCCACGGTGGTGCTGCTGCCCAGCGATGCCCTCGCGATCGGAGCGCTGCTGCACACCGTCGCGGTGCCGCTGCTGCCGGGCGCAGTCGGCCTGCTCTCGGCGCTGTCCTCGGCGATGGCCCACATCACGCTGCGACTCGCCACCGCGTCGGAGGTACCCGCGCGCATGGATCGGGACGCCCCCCCAGATGCGCCGGCGACCGTGGTCTTTCACTTCACCGCCGCGGTGTCGATCGCTGGCCTCGTGCTGGGGCTGGCGCGGGGCGACTTCCGTTCGCTACCGGCTGACCTGTCGCTGTCGGGGACGCTCGCGCGGCTGGGCGCCCTGGCCGGCCTCGGCCTCGTGGGTCAGCTGGCGATGAGCAGCGCGTACGCGCGCGCGTCGGCGCCTGTCGTGGCGATCGTGGCCTACGCGGCGATTCCGATCAGCTCGTTGCTCGACGCGTGGCTGTGGCAGACGCCGCTGGGGTGGACCACGTGGGTCGGCGCCGCGATCATGACCGGCGCCGGCGTACTGCTGCTGCTCGCCAGGGGCCCGGGTCAGCGCGTCGGGTCGACGACGTGA
- a CDS encoding TauD/TfdA family dioxygenase produces the protein MNPGTLRERLAEHGWAVIELDELAQVRLATPWLLVDTLLGEPPVMLEVQPIRAIAHARSFAASQAAAPLHTDAQLWHARPPELQLTACLHASSQGGASLLVDTWAVLDRLQRDEPALARAAFEHARRIPFVFGDVLGATATMRGGRACVVLGPHAPIDDVVGRGFARAIAAAPCERVTLRPGQALLLDNHRVVHGRDAFDDPRRTLVRVLAWLDRPLGAAPPWQPIAERVAARVRERLAEAPAHLRRACGVEVDPPLRLDERLVIAMLAGAPPGALARRHGIDEPALYRLRARWLADAARIAGAHELEPPADGASSDAVLARLNAAS, from the coding sequence ATGAACCCGGGCACGCTGCGCGAGCGACTCGCCGAGCACGGCTGGGCGGTGATCGAACTCGACGAGCTCGCGCAGGTCCGACTCGCGACGCCATGGCTGCTGGTCGACACGCTGCTCGGCGAGCCGCCGGTGATGCTCGAGGTGCAGCCGATCCGCGCGATCGCCCACGCGCGGTCGTTCGCGGCCTCGCAGGCCGCCGCGCCGCTCCACACCGACGCGCAGCTGTGGCACGCGCGACCGCCCGAGCTGCAGCTCACGGCGTGTCTGCACGCCTCGTCGCAGGGCGGTGCGTCGTTGCTGGTCGACACGTGGGCGGTGCTCGATCGTCTGCAGCGCGACGAACCAGCCCTCGCCCGCGCCGCGTTCGAGCATGCTCGCCGCATCCCGTTCGTGTTCGGCGACGTGCTCGGCGCGACCGCAACGATGCGCGGCGGCCGAGCCTGTGTCGTGCTCGGCCCGCACGCCCCGATCGACGACGTGGTCGGCCGTGGGTTCGCCCGTGCGATCGCAGCCGCGCCGTGCGAGCGCGTGACGCTGCGCCCCGGCCAAGCGCTGCTGCTCGACAACCACCGCGTCGTGCACGGTCGCGATGCCTTCGACGATCCGCGCCGGACCTTGGTGCGCGTGCTCGCGTGGCTCGATCGACCGCTCGGCGCGGCGCCGCCGTGGCAGCCGATCGCCGAGCGGGTCGCTGCGCGGGTGCGCGAGCGGCTCGCCGAGGCGCCAGCGCACCTGCGTCGGGCCTGCGGGGTCGAGGTCGATCCACCGCTGCGCCTCGACGAACGACTCGTCATCGCGATGCTGGCCGGCGCACCGCCGGGGGCGCTCGCGCGCCGCCACGGCATCGACGAGCCCGCGCTCTACCGTCTGCGTGCACGCTGGCTCGCCGACGCCGCGCGCATCGCCGGGGCACACGAGCTCGAGCCGCCGGCCGATGGGGCCTCGTCCGACGCCGTGCTCGCGCGCTTGAACGCCGCGTCGTGA
- a CDS encoding VCBS repeat-containing protein, with protein sequence MVGGCGGASSSGSASEDSGGISVTLTAGMTDGSSSGVTDSADGSSSDSSGGQCPAELVCEAACCEPGQICTDGACVVDCGDDEPCGADQVCCADGELCYAGNCVVPGGACKGLACATNTTQECEDSEICDPTLGFCVPNLADPTCAFQPEKGVFDPIPRFSWGVRQVRACSLGCQVEESCVNDVCTPNWTHHDIADDDFPEWHQVVMTPMIADLDGDCVPEIVFNSYRDSTYTTNGILRALHGDDGTTAWSMGDDAYQTDPSGHPAIGDLDLDGQPDVVSPGEGAYLVAVHGDGTPMWISENYGFGGKSGAPSIANMDGQGAPEVVFGRAVYDNTGAIAYEFATGATGTSGGFGPLSCVADLDADGRPEVIAGGTAYAFTGTVGVDFTGSVLWTASPADGYCGIADFDLDGTPEVGLVNSGHIYLLNGQTGAQLADFTVPGGGAGGPPNIADFDGDGLPELGTAAADHYVVVKYDGTSAWTQLWISDTKDGSSQRTGSSVFDFDGDGRSEVIYDDEWYLRIYPGLEPDCPGGVNCDGVMSDSEILFIDINSSRTRTENPVVADVDGDFKAELIISSNNESSQGAIGDAGIEVFEDRLDNWVATVPIWNQHTYHVTNVLADATIPDVEPDNWSTPVSAPYNSYRRNTQGELETLCAPDLAPTDLTVDTLMCPALDLSVRVLNQGCLGVGPGVNVAFYDDGALLGVVQTVGAIQAGASEKVSLSVPDAPGGPYVITAVVDDDGTGTGALNECREDNNATLPSEWCKPIG encoded by the coding sequence ATGGTGGGTGGCTGTGGCGGTGCGTCATCGTCGGGCTCGGCGTCCGAGGACTCCGGGGGCATCAGCGTCACGCTCACCGCAGGCATGACCGACGGGTCCTCCTCGGGCGTGACCGACTCGGCCGATGGCAGCAGCAGCGACAGCAGCGGTGGCCAGTGCCCCGCCGAGCTCGTGTGTGAGGCGGCCTGCTGCGAGCCCGGTCAGATCTGCACCGACGGCGCCTGCGTGGTGGACTGCGGCGACGACGAGCCGTGCGGCGCCGACCAGGTCTGCTGTGCCGACGGCGAGCTCTGCTATGCCGGCAATTGCGTGGTGCCCGGTGGTGCGTGCAAGGGCCTCGCGTGCGCCACCAACACCACGCAGGAGTGCGAGGACAGCGAGATCTGCGATCCGACGCTCGGCTTCTGCGTGCCCAACCTCGCCGATCCGACCTGCGCGTTCCAGCCCGAGAAGGGCGTGTTCGATCCGATCCCGCGCTTCAGCTGGGGTGTACGGCAGGTCCGGGCCTGCAGCCTCGGCTGTCAGGTCGAGGAGAGCTGCGTCAACGACGTCTGCACGCCGAACTGGACCCACCACGACATCGCCGACGACGACTTCCCCGAGTGGCACCAAGTCGTGATGACGCCGATGATCGCGGACCTCGACGGCGACTGCGTGCCCGAGATCGTCTTCAACAGCTACCGCGACTCGACCTACACCACCAACGGCATCCTCCGCGCGCTGCACGGTGACGACGGCACCACCGCGTGGAGCATGGGCGACGACGCCTACCAGACCGACCCGAGCGGTCACCCCGCAATCGGCGATCTCGACCTCGACGGCCAGCCCGACGTGGTCTCGCCCGGCGAGGGCGCCTACCTCGTTGCGGTCCACGGCGATGGCACGCCGATGTGGATCTCCGAGAACTACGGCTTCGGCGGCAAGAGCGGAGCGCCCTCGATCGCCAACATGGACGGACAGGGCGCACCCGAGGTCGTGTTCGGCCGCGCCGTCTACGACAACACCGGGGCGATCGCCTACGAGTTCGCCACCGGAGCCACCGGCACCAGCGGCGGGTTCGGACCGCTGTCGTGCGTGGCCGATCTCGACGCCGACGGGCGCCCCGAGGTGATCGCGGGCGGCACCGCCTACGCGTTCACCGGCACCGTCGGGGTCGACTTCACCGGCAGCGTGCTGTGGACGGCCTCCCCCGCCGACGGCTACTGCGGCATCGCCGACTTCGACCTGGACGGCACCCCCGAGGTCGGGCTCGTCAACTCCGGCCACATCTACCTCCTCAACGGCCAGACCGGCGCGCAGCTGGCCGACTTCACGGTGCCCGGTGGTGGCGCGGGCGGTCCGCCCAACATCGCCGACTTCGACGGTGACGGCCTGCCCGAGCTCGGCACCGCCGCCGCCGACCACTACGTCGTGGTCAAGTACGACGGCACGTCGGCGTGGACGCAGCTGTGGATCTCCGACACCAAGGACGGCTCCTCGCAGCGCACCGGTTCCTCCGTCTTCGACTTCGACGGCGACGGCCGCTCGGAGGTGATCTACGACGACGAGTGGTACCTGCGGATCTACCCCGGCCTCGAGCCCGACTGCCCCGGCGGCGTGAACTGCGACGGGGTGATGTCCGACAGCGAGATCCTGTTCATCGACATCAACTCCTCGCGGACGCGTACGGAGAACCCGGTCGTCGCCGACGTCGACGGCGACTTCAAGGCCGAGCTCATCATCAGCTCGAACAACGAATCGAGTCAGGGTGCGATCGGCGACGCCGGCATCGAGGTCTTCGAAGATCGCCTCGACAACTGGGTCGCAACGGTGCCGATCTGGAATCAGCACACCTATCACGTGACCAACGTGTTGGCCGACGCCACGATCCCCGACGTCGAGCCCGACAACTGGTCGACGCCCGTGAGCGCGCCGTACAACAGCTATCGCCGCAACACCCAGGGCGAGCTCGAGACCCTGTGCGCACCCGACCTGGCGCCCACGGACCTGACGGTCGACACCTTGATGTGCCCCGCGCTGGACCTCAGCGTGCGCGTCCTCAACCAGGGCTGCCTCGGCGTGGGCCCCGGGGTCAACGTCGCCTTCTACGACGACGGTGCCCTGCTCGGCGTCGTGCAGACCGTCGGTGCGATCCAAGCGGGCGCCTCCGAGAAGGTCTCGCTCAGCGTCCCGGACGCACCCGGTGGTCCCTACGTCATCACCGCGGTCGTCGACGACGACGGCACCGGCACCGGCGCCCTCAACGAGTGCCGCGAGGACAACAACGCCACCCTGCCCAGCGAGTGGTGCAAGCCGATCGGCTGA
- a CDS encoding B12-binding domain-containing radical SAM protein — MARGRIEPGPGRLGPSTAARRLHVCLVRPPVVTVPRSLSYYGAVPDLGLAYVAAATRAAGHTVSVVDGPGAAIEHAWTHPTTLGPLRAHGLELDAIVDGVPPGTEVIGVAQMFLHEWPLAAELLRRLRRAHPSAVLVAGGENATAMGSRMLAQCDALDAIVCGEGEDRFVALLAAVGMGHSPGVVPGVLTRGAAPAASAAVSTRRLDLDALPWPAWDLFPIEAYLSHRHGSGVDLGRSLPVLTSRGCPYRCSFCSSPQMWGTRYVRRDPERVLDEIEFLQRRHRVQNININDLTALLTKQWLLEFCAAIERRGLRFTWQLPSGTRSEAIDREAAQRLVAAGCRNFCYAPESGAPTELARMRKRVVPSRLLGSVRGAVEAGMVTHASIIIGMPGQTTGELLQTTRFVAELAWAGLHTLSVMVFAPYPGSEAYEAAVANGTVAHDERWIYGSLLRSVGGGRSHHGQWGPRRLLATQLGLLGGFFALSWLRRPARVLQTAKTLARGRQRTVLEQLIAAKLAPLRARWSGRARA, encoded by the coding sequence ATGGCCCGCGGACGCATCGAGCCCGGCCCGGGGCGCCTCGGCCCGTCGACGGCAGCGAGGCGGCTGCACGTGTGCCTCGTGCGCCCGCCGGTGGTGACGGTGCCGCGGAGCCTCAGCTACTACGGCGCGGTTCCGGACCTCGGGTTGGCCTACGTCGCCGCGGCCACCCGCGCGGCCGGCCACACGGTGTCGGTGGTCGACGGACCGGGGGCGGCGATCGAGCACGCGTGGACCCACCCGACCACACTGGGCCCGTTGCGCGCGCACGGCCTCGAGCTCGACGCGATCGTCGACGGGGTCCCGCCCGGTACGGAGGTCATCGGCGTGGCGCAGATGTTCCTCCACGAGTGGCCGTTGGCGGCGGAGCTGCTGCGCCGCCTCCGACGGGCGCACCCATCTGCCGTGCTGGTGGCCGGGGGCGAGAACGCGACCGCGATGGGCTCGCGGATGCTTGCACAGTGCGACGCGCTCGATGCGATCGTCTGCGGCGAGGGCGAGGATCGTTTCGTCGCGTTGCTGGCGGCCGTAGGCATGGGGCACAGCCCGGGCGTCGTGCCGGGCGTGCTCACGCGAGGGGCCGCACCGGCCGCCAGCGCGGCGGTGTCGACACGTCGTCTCGATCTCGACGCGCTGCCGTGGCCCGCGTGGGACCTGTTTCCGATCGAGGCCTACCTCTCCCATCGGCACGGCAGCGGCGTCGACCTCGGGCGCTCGTTGCCGGTGTTGACCAGCCGCGGCTGCCCCTACCGCTGTAGCTTCTGCTCGTCGCCGCAGATGTGGGGGACCCGCTACGTTCGCCGCGACCCCGAGCGCGTGCTCGACGAGATCGAGTTCCTGCAGCGGCGCCATCGCGTGCAGAACATCAACATCAACGACCTCACCGCGCTGCTCACCAAGCAGTGGTTGCTCGAGTTCTGCGCGGCGATCGAGCGACGAGGGCTGCGCTTCACCTGGCAGCTGCCCTCCGGTACGCGCTCGGAGGCCATCGATCGCGAGGCCGCGCAGCGGCTGGTCGCGGCCGGCTGTCGCAACTTCTGCTACGCGCCCGAGAGCGGCGCGCCGACCGAGCTGGCGCGCATGCGCAAGCGCGTGGTGCCGTCGCGTCTGCTGGGTTCGGTGCGCGGTGCCGTCGAGGCCGGCATGGTCACGCACGCGAGCATCATCATCGGCATGCCCGGGCAGACCACCGGCGAGCTGCTGCAGACCACGCGCTTCGTCGCCGAGCTGGCGTGGGCGGGGCTGCACACGCTCTCGGTCATGGTGTTCGCGCCGTATCCCGGGAGCGAGGCCTACGAGGCCGCGGTCGCGAACGGGACGGTTGCGCACGACGAGCGCTGGATCTACGGCTCGCTGCTGCGCTCGGTCGGCGGTGGTCGCAGCCACCACGGGCAATGGGGTCCGCGTCGCTTGCTCGCGACGCAGCTGGGCCTGCTGGGTGGCTTCTTCGCGCTGTCGTGGCTGCGCCGCCCGGCACGTGTGCTGCAGACCGCCAAGACGCTCGCCCGCGGTCGTCAGCGCACCGTGCTCGAGCAGCTGATCGCGGCCAAGCTCGCGCCGCTGCGGGCGCGATGGTCCGGTCGCGCGCGTGCGTGA
- a CDS encoding serpin family protein codes for MDESPELTRRAALRGLLALAASACSPAERERAREPDAADDGGRPPTPVESPVASPTAATDAAAIAVAMDAFAVDLHRRLAQPDANLVVSPSSIALAFGMLHAGARGRTAQELASAFHWQGQPAALHVGFAELLSRWAAPSEGVDFSVANRLFGDQGVAFDRAYLELGTDVFGAPLESLDFRGDPEAARAHINAWVEAQTHERIRDLLPAGTIDARSRLVLVDAVYFKARWATPFLPHLTRDADFTTPHGVERVAMMHRSGTMPVARHDGATIVELDYGVGDYAMTFVVPDRADALAALERRFDRAWLAEGLAAMSDAQVTLGVPKFRIEADRPLALRSVLGAMGVSQVFTSEADLTGIAPRSEQLMVSEAFHKAFLELDEAGTEAAAATAIATRTGAAAPPEGGTRVVLDRPFLFALRDRDSGAMLFLGHVVDPTR; via the coding sequence ATGGACGAAAGCCCCGAACTCACCCGTCGTGCCGCGCTGCGCGGCCTGCTCGCCCTCGCCGCGAGCGCATGTAGCCCTGCGGAGCGCGAGCGCGCCCGGGAGCCCGACGCCGCCGATGATGGCGGCCGCCCGCCGACGCCCGTCGAATCCCCGGTAGCGAGCCCGACTGCGGCGACGGACGCCGCGGCGATCGCCGTCGCGATGGACGCATTCGCGGTCGACCTCCACCGTCGGCTCGCACAGCCCGACGCCAACCTCGTGGTCTCACCGTCGAGCATCGCGCTGGCATTCGGCATGCTGCACGCCGGCGCGCGCGGTCGCACTGCGCAGGAGCTGGCGTCGGCGTTCCACTGGCAGGGGCAGCCCGCAGCGCTGCACGTCGGGTTCGCCGAGCTGCTGTCGCGTTGGGCGGCGCCCAGCGAGGGCGTCGACTTCAGCGTCGCCAACCGACTCTTCGGTGATCAGGGGGTCGCGTTCGACCGGGCCTATCTCGAGCTCGGCACCGACGTATTCGGTGCCCCGCTGGAGTCGCTCGACTTCCGCGGCGACCCCGAGGCCGCGCGCGCCCACATCAACGCGTGGGTCGAAGCGCAGACCCACGAACGCATCCGCGATCTCTTGCCGGCCGGCACCATCGACGCCCGCTCGCGCCTGGTGCTGGTCGACGCGGTGTACTTCAAGGCGCGGTGGGCTACGCCGTTTCTTCCCCATCTCACCCGTGACGCCGACTTCACGACCCCGCACGGTGTCGAGCGCGTCGCGATGATGCATCGCAGCGGCACGATGCCGGTCGCACGTCACGACGGCGCGACGATCGTCGAGCTCGACTACGGCGTCGGTGACTACGCGATGACCTTCGTCGTGCCCGACCGCGCCGACGCCCTGGCCGCGCTCGAGCGCAGGTTCGACCGTGCCTGGCTCGCCGAAGGCCTGGCGGCGATGTCCGACGCGCAGGTGACGTTGGGCGTGCCGAAGTTCCGCATCGAGGCCGATCGACCGCTCGCCCTGCGCTCGGTGTTGGGCGCGATGGGGGTCTCGCAGGTGTTCACCAGCGAGGCCGATCTGACCGGCATCGCACCGCGATCGGAGCAGCTGATGGTCAGCGAGGCCTTCCACAAGGCGTTCCTGGAGCTCGACGAGGCGGGCACGGAGGCCGCCGCTGCCACGGCCATCGCGACCCGCACCGGGGCCGCCGCGCCGCCCGAGGGTGGCACCAGGGTCGTCCTCGATCGCCCGTTTCTGTTCGCGCTACGCGACCGCGACAGCGGAGCGATGCTCTTCCTCGGTCACGTCGTCGACCCGACGCGCTGA
- a CDS encoding class I SAM-dependent methyltransferase, with amino-acid sequence MAEARTQESRSYLAEPDIHEQWESDYLNPEVEPFYEAAFDAIVRRLGVPPGAALLDAGCGYCLHAARYARRGLEVTGVDFSASALQAARRNLDRNGLAGHVTLVEGDLLGLPFADAQFDVVSCWGVLMHIPEVERALSELVRVLKPGGRLVLMENNADSLHVKLFEPALRTLKRFVRRRIADRERNVRGVEEWMRQEDGGLMVRKIDVEWLEGFLAQHGCHLVDRFAGQLTEAYTALPLRALKRVLYRANMAYFEHGGNPRYAMGNIMIFAKD; translated from the coding sequence ATGGCGGAAGCGCGAACACAGGAATCGCGGAGCTACTTGGCGGAGCCCGACATCCACGAGCAGTGGGAGTCGGACTACCTCAACCCCGAGGTCGAGCCGTTCTACGAAGCGGCCTTCGACGCGATCGTGCGGCGACTCGGCGTGCCGCCGGGCGCCGCGCTACTCGACGCGGGGTGTGGCTACTGCCTGCACGCGGCCCGCTATGCGCGGCGGGGCCTCGAGGTGACGGGCGTCGACTTCTCGGCGAGCGCGCTGCAGGCCGCACGTCGCAACCTCGATCGCAACGGGCTCGCGGGGCACGTCACGCTGGTCGAGGGCGATCTGCTGGGTCTTCCCTTCGCAGATGCGCAGTTCGACGTGGTCTCGTGCTGGGGCGTGTTGATGCACATCCCCGAGGTCGAGCGGGCGCTGTCCGAGCTCGTTCGGGTGCTCAAGCCCGGCGGCCGGCTGGTGCTGATGGAGAACAACGCCGACTCCCTGCACGTGAAGCTGTTCGAGCCCGCGTTGCGGACCCTCAAGCGCTTCGTGCGGCGGCGGATCGCCGATCGCGAGCGCAACGTGCGAGGCGTCGAGGAGTGGATGCGCCAGGAGGATGGCGGCCTGATGGTGCGCAAGATCGACGTCGAGTGGCTCGAGGGCTTCCTCGCCCAGCACGGCTGCCACCTCGTCGACCGCTTCGCGGGCCAGCTGACGGAGGCCTATACGGCGCTGCCGCTGAGGGCTCTGAAGCGCGTGCTGTACCGCGCCAACATGGCGTACTTCGAGCACGGCGGAAATCCCCGCTACGCCATGGGCAACATCATGATCTTCGCGAAGGACTGA
- a CDS encoding chloride channel protein, with translation MRIPKPEDLHATGYHKPLPPAERLGRVWASAGLLLGRQLATAVRDDHLFMIVMAAFVGITSGAAAGLLLMWIEFGVHLFPQHDEGTPWVRYAVAIGIPTAGGLLAGLLRFAAERWIRTPPANGVPAVVEAVAKHGGTLRGRSAIVCGVGTGITIGSGGSCGHEGPSLAIGAAVGSVLARFFGMRQRRRLAMLGAGAAGGLAAAFNAPLAGVIFTVEIVFGGSIGGDIGSMSVFIPLIVAAVCGTFTSYAIRGDDVAFELPAHAGVGLGDIGFYVLLAIAAGIIGTVFSRAIILAHHRFEAVRVPPWLRPAIGALGVALLAALVSNELLGTGHGTVERALHGELALSLAAALLVLKIVATALTLGSGGYGGTLLPSLYVGACLGTLVGHLAGFALDDPQAQGAYALVGMGAIFATTLHAPLTPIVMMFEMTRDYAIILPLMLCCILAVVVGRRVSAQSLTKLELARRGVIMERDAEAEVMRRGTVRELVLPPTPTLREDAPLEEIRKLSLDADLRAVFVVDADGAVVGYINGNQLAKRMLAGEIRLESTAQELMTARKMPLLYEKDTLAGAMLASARSGMELLPVVDPQRRLIGVLRRGDLIVHYSDKVLGQHEEVVQVRTGGAVPDQEVGLGKGTILERVIVGRRWAGKSLVELDLRGRTGVTVIEWCRGEETMPIEPRAPLREGDVLALAGTREQILRTRSI, from the coding sequence ATGCGCATCCCGAAGCCCGAGGACCTGCACGCGACCGGCTACCACAAGCCGCTGCCACCGGCGGAGCGCCTCGGCCGCGTGTGGGCCTCCGCAGGCCTGCTGCTCGGGCGCCAGCTCGCCACCGCGGTACGCGACGACCACCTCTTCATGATCGTGATGGCGGCCTTCGTCGGCATCACCAGTGGCGCCGCCGCCGGTCTGTTGTTGATGTGGATCGAGTTCGGCGTGCACCTGTTCCCGCAGCACGACGAGGGCACGCCATGGGTGCGCTACGCCGTCGCGATCGGCATCCCCACCGCCGGCGGTCTCCTGGCGGGATTGCTGCGCTTCGCCGCCGAGCGGTGGATTCGGACGCCGCCCGCCAACGGCGTGCCGGCGGTGGTCGAGGCGGTGGCAAAGCACGGCGGCACGCTGCGGGGGCGCTCGGCGATCGTGTGTGGCGTGGGCACCGGCATCACGATCGGTTCCGGCGGCTCGTGCGGCCACGAGGGTCCGTCGCTCGCGATCGGTGCCGCGGTCGGCAGCGTGCTCGCCCGCTTCTTCGGCATGCGTCAGCGCCGTCGCCTCGCGATGCTCGGCGCGGGCGCGGCCGGCGGGCTCGCGGCGGCCTTCAACGCCCCGCTGGCCGGCGTGATCTTCACGGTCGAGATCGTCTTCGGCGGCTCGATCGGCGGTGACATCGGCAGCATGTCGGTGTTCATCCCGCTGATCGTCGCTGCGGTCTGCGGCACGTTCACGTCGTATGCGATCCGCGGCGACGACGTCGCGTTCGAGCTGCCCGCCCACGCCGGCGTCGGGCTCGGCGACATCGGCTTCTACGTGCTGCTGGCGATCGCCGCCGGCATCATCGGGACGGTCTTCTCGCGCGCCATCATCCTCGCCCACCACCGCTTCGAGGCGGTGCGGGTGCCGCCGTGGTTGCGGCCCGCGATCGGTGCGCTCGGCGTGGCGCTGCTCGCCGCACTGGTCTCGAACGAGCTGCTCGGCACCGGCCACGGCACCGTCGAGCGAGCGCTGCACGGCGAGCTCGCGCTCTCACTCGCGGCGGCGCTGCTGGTGCTCAAGATCGTCGCGACCGCGCTGACCCTGGGCTCCGGTGGCTACGGCGGCACGCTGCTGCCGTCGCTCTACGTCGGCGCGTGCTTGGGTACGCTGGTCGGTCACCTCGCCGGGTTCGCGCTCGACGATCCCCAGGCCCAAGGCGCGTACGCGCTGGTCGGCATGGGGGCCATCTTCGCGACCACACTGCACGCTCCCTTGACGCCGATCGTGATGATGTTCGAGATGACCCGCGACTACGCGATCATCCTGCCGCTGATGCTGTGCTGCATCCTCGCGGTGGTGGTGGGGCGGCGCGTGTCGGCGCAGAGCCTCACCAAGCTCGAGCTGGCACGCCGCGGCGTCATCATGGAGCGCGACGCAGAGGCCGAGGTGATGCGGCGCGGCACCGTGCGGGAGCTGGTGCTGCCGCCGACGCCGACGCTACGCGAGGACGCCCCGCTCGAGGAGATCCGCAAGCTCTCGCTCGACGCCGATCTGCGCGCGGTGTTCGTGGTCGATGCCGACGGCGCCGTGGTCGGCTACATCAACGGCAACCAGCTCGCCAAGCGCATGCTCGCCGGCGAGATCAGGCTCGAGTCGACCGCGCAGGAGCTCATGACGGCGCGCAAGATGCCGCTGCTCTACGAGAAGGACACGCTGGCCGGCGCGATGCTGGCCTCGGCGCGCTCCGGCATGGAGCTGCTGCCGGTGGTCGACCCGCAGCGGCGCCTGATCGGCGTGCTGCGACGCGGCGATCTGATCGTGCACTACAGCGACAAGGTGCTCGGACAACACGAGGAGGTCGTGCAGGTGCGCACCGGCGGTGCGGTGCCCGATCAGGAGGTCGGGCTCGGCAAGGGCACGATCCTCGAGCGGGTGATCGTCGGGCGTCGATGGGCCGGCAAGAGCCTGGTCGAGCTCGATCTGCGCGGGCGCACCGGCGTGACCGTGATCGAGTGGTGTCGCGGCGAGGAGACCATGCCGATCGAGCCCCGCGCGCCGCTGCGCGAGGGCGACGTGCTCGCGCTGGCTGGCACCCGCGAGCAGATCCTGCGCACGCGCTCGATCTGA